From Arthrobacter sp. FW306-2-2C-D06B, a single genomic window includes:
- a CDS encoding ATP-dependent Clp protease proteolytic subunit — translation MATVDPAAQDNYIYNRLLKERIIWLGSEVRDENANAICSQLLLLSAEDPEKDIYLYINSPGGSVTAGMAIYDTMQFIPNDVVTVATGLAASMGQFLLSSGTKGKRYATPNARILMHQPSGGIGGTASDIKIQAELILHMKKVMAELTADQTGQTVETILKDNDRDKWFTATEALEYGFFDKISAHAGSVAGGGGTANSSNSEK, via the coding sequence ATGGCAACCGTCGATCCAGCGGCCCAGGACAACTACATCTACAACCGCCTGCTGAAAGAGCGCATCATCTGGCTCGGATCCGAAGTCCGTGACGAGAACGCCAACGCGATCTGCTCCCAGCTCCTCCTCCTCTCCGCTGAAGACCCGGAGAAGGACATCTACTTGTACATCAACTCTCCCGGCGGCTCCGTGACCGCCGGCATGGCCATCTACGACACGATGCAGTTCATTCCGAACGACGTCGTGACGGTTGCCACCGGGCTCGCGGCCTCCATGGGCCAGTTCCTCCTTTCCTCGGGCACCAAGGGCAAGCGCTACGCCACGCCCAACGCCCGCATCCTGATGCACCAGCCTTCCGGCGGCATCGGCGGCACGGCGTCGGATATCAAGATCCAGGCGGAGCTCATCCTTCACATGAAGAAGGTCATGGCCGAGCTGACGGCCGACCAGACCGGACAGACCGTGGAGACCATCCTCAAGGACAACGACCGCGACAAGTGGTTCACGGCTACCGAAGCGCTCGAGTACGGCTTCTTCGACAAGATCTCCGCCCACGCAGGCTCTGTGGCCGGCGGTGGCGGAACAGCCAACTCGTCGAATTCCGAGAAGTAA